The nucleotide sequence GGCGCGGCGGGGACGGCCCTAGATGACCGAAGCCCTCCTGACCGCGGACGGTCTGCTGATCGGCTTCGGCAAGCGGCCGTTGCTGCCGCCGATCTCGTTCGCGGTGCGGCCGGGCGAGCTCTGGCTGCTGGTCGGGCGAAACGGATCGGGCAAGTCCACGTTGCTCCGGACGCTGGTGGGCCTCGTGCGGCCCGTCGGCGGCTCGGTTTCGCGGCCGCCGGGCGATCGCATCGCGTTCTTGCCGCAGCGCCAGATCCGCAACCCCGCCATCCCCCTGCGCAGCGTCGACCTGGTCGAGGAGGGCCTGGAGGCCGGGTGGTCATTCGTGCGGCCTTTCCGCCGGCGCGAGTCGGCAGCGGCCGCCCTGGCGGCCCTCGCCCGCGTCGAGGCGAGCGATCTGGCGTTCGCGTCGTTCCTGGATCTCTCGGAAGGGCAGCGGCAGCGAGTCCTGATGGCTCGCGCCTTCGTGGCGCGACCGAGCCTGGTGGTGGCGGACGAGCCGACCGCGGCGATGGACCTCCTGGCCGAACGGGAGGCACTCGGCCTGCTCGACCGCTCGCGCCGCGAGGCCGGCACGGCGGTGCTGCTGGTCAGCCACCACGTGCCGAGCGCGCTGGCCGTGGCCGACCGCCTGGTCGTCGTGGACGCCCTCGAACAGACGGTGGTCGTGGGGCCGCGGGCCGAGGTGGCGGCGCACCCGCTCGTCGAGCGCCTGGTGGCCGAAGCCCGGGGTGCCTGGCCCGGAGGCGTGCATGCCTGAGGACGCGTCGCCGCTGGCGATGTTCGTCGCCAACTGGCCGCTGTTTCGAGATCCCATCCTCGTGGCGTCCATCGCGGGCGGCGTACTGGGCTATCTGGGCGTCTACATCCTCGCCCGGCGCATGGTGTTCGTCTCGGCCGCATTGACGCAGTCGGCGGGATTCGGCGTGGCGGTGGCGTTCTTGCTGCTCCTGTTCTTCCCCGCGGCGGGCCTGGCGCTCGACCCGCGGATCTGGGCCATCGGCATGGCGCTCGCGACGGCATGGCTGCTAGGCCGGCCCGCCGCGCAGGGAGCGTCGCGGGAGGGCCTCCTGGCCCTGGCCTATCTCTTTGCGGGCGCATGCGTCCTCGTGATGGGCACGCGCTTCCACCAGGAAACGCACGACATCGAGGCCATCCTGTTCGGCACGGGCGTGCTGGTTTCGCCCGACGACCTGGCATTGATCTCGGTGGTCGGCGGGCTGACGCTCGGGCTGCAGGTCTGGTGGCGTCGCGGCTTCCTGTTCGCGAGCCTGGATCCGGAGGGCGCGGCCGTGCGGGGCCTTCCCGTGCGCTGGCTGGACGGCCTGCTGATGCTGCAGATCGCGGCGATGGTATCGCTGGGGACACGCGCCCTGGGTGTGTTACCCGTATTCGCCTTCAGCATCCTGCCGGCGCTCGCCGCCTCCTTGCTGGTGCGAGGCCCGAGGACCGCCCTGGCGGTGGCGACCCTGCTGGGCGTCGCGTGCGGCGCCGGCGGGTACCTGCTGGCGTTCCTCGCCGAGTTCCCGGTGGGCGCCAGCCAGACCCTCCTGGCGGCCCTGCCGGTGTTCGCGGCACTCGGCCTGCGGCCGCTGCGGCGAGCCTGAGCCGCATCAACCTCGGGATCGAATCAACCTGAGAGCGGCCCGGGGACGCCCTCAGCGCCGCCCGCGCGCGCCTTCGGTGCCATCCTGACCGGCGCCGCCGCCGAGGGCGAACACGAGTTGCGCCAGCACGCGATCGCCCGCGAGGCCGCCGAACAGCCGGGGCAGTTCCGCTCGCCGCGACAGCTCCAGGCGCAGGAGAGCGCGCGGCGCGATGCGCATGCCGTAGGCCACCGCGACGCCCTGGAGCAGGGGGCCGGAGTCGGCGCCCGGCAGCGCCACGTCGAGCCGGATGGCGGCCTCGAGCGGCCCGTAACTGGCCGCGGCCACGCCATGGCCGGCCACGGCTCGGGCGGCGCCGGTCCGCCAGTTACCCAATCCCGCGAAGCCCTCGGCGGCGACGAGCGCGCCGAAAGTCCGGGAATCGTGCCAGGTCAGGGTCGCGTCAGCGCCCGCCACCCCGGCGATCTGGTTCGTCGCGCCCGAGACGCCCAGGTCCAGGGCGGCGCCGCCGGGCAGTTCCACGCGCCCCTCGCCGCGCAGGATGCCGATCTGCCCTCCGCCGAAGAAGTCGTTACCGCCGTCCGCCAGTCCGCCCCGCAGCGAGAGGCCGGCATCGCCGAAGCGGACGAGGCCGCCCG is from Candidatus Tanganyikabacteria bacterium and encodes:
- a CDS encoding ATP-binding cassette domain-containing protein, giving the protein MTEALLTADGLLIGFGKRPLLPPISFAVRPGELWLLVGRNGSGKSTLLRTLVGLVRPVGGSVSRPPGDRIAFLPQRQIRNPAIPLRSVDLVEEGLEAGWSFVRPFRRRESAAAALAALARVEASDLAFASFLDLSEGQRQRVLMARAFVARPSLVVADEPTAAMDLLAEREALGLLDRSRREAGTAVLLVSHHVPSALAVADRLVVVDALEQTVVVGPRAEVAAHPLVERLVAEARGAWPGGVHA
- a CDS encoding metal ABC transporter permease; the encoded protein is MPEDASPLAMFVANWPLFRDPILVASIAGGVLGYLGVYILARRMVFVSAALTQSAGFGVAVAFLLLLFFPAAGLALDPRIWAIGMALATAWLLGRPAAQGASREGLLALAYLFAGACVLVMGTRFHQETHDIEAILFGTGVLVSPDDLALISVVGGLTLGLQVWWRRGFLFASLDPEGAAVRGLPVRWLDGLLMLQIAAMVSLGTRALGVLPVFAFSILPALAASLLVRGPRTALAVATLLGVACGAGGYLLAFLAEFPVGASQTLLAALPVFAALGLRPLRRA